Genomic window (Phycisphaeraceae bacterium):
TCAGAAATACTGCTGCCACAGTTGTGATGCCCGACAACGCGCCAGCTGTCAAGGTGGCCGGAGTGCGGCGTGCTGGTGCAACAATTGTGCAGTACAACCCAGCTACAGAGGATCGTGAATCAATCTGCAATCAGATCGCTCGCGATACGGGGAAGACAGTCATTCCACCCTACAACCATCCACATGTCATTGCTGGTCAGGGAACTGCTGCACTGGAGTTGATAGAGAACGCAGGCTCGTTTGATGCGATTCTGGCACCATGCGGTGGCGGCGGATTGCTCTCTGGGACAGCGATTTCTACAAAGTCGTTGCTGCCACACTGCAAGGTGTATGGAGTAGAGCCATCGCAAGCAGATGATGCCGCGCGCAGTTTCGCGACAAGGACGCTGTGTTCTGTTCATCATCCCCAGACGATCGCTGACGGCGCACGCACGCCTTCACTTGGCGAGCACACATTCCCAGTCGTCATGGAGTTGGTTGACGGGTTCTACACGGTGACTGAGCCACAAATAGCGCACGCGATGCGTATGCTGATTGAGATGTGCAAGCTCGTTGTTGAACCGACCGGCGCGGTGTCTCTTGCAGGTCTCATCGCGCAGAGAGCACACTGGCAGGGTAAGCGTGTCGGCATTGTTGTCAGCGGCGGAAATGTAGATCTTGCAAAGCTGCCGGAGTACTTCGCACTCGCTGATCAGTACCGCGAGACTTAAACCTGATATCGTGCCGGTATATCACCGAACTCAGCGCGCACAATCGACCAGATACCGCCACGTCCCTTCCATCGGGAGTGGATCTGGAGCCATGCAGGCTGCATAAGTTTGACAAGATCGTCCCGCATGCGATTTGTCGCAGCCTCGTAGAAGGTGCCCTCGTTGCGGAATGACTGCAGGTACAGCTTGAGAGATTTCAGCTCAACGCACACACCACCGTTACTTGATGTGCGAGGTTCAAACCGGAGTGTGATCTGTGCAAAGTCGGGATGGCCTGTGATTGGGCACACAGACGTGAACTCCTCCATGACATGCTCGATGACGAACGGCGTGTCGCTGGGAGTTTCAAATGCTTCAAGGAATGCGGGATCGGGCATACGGGACTGTAAGTCGTTGCCCCGACAATGCCTAGTTGTACCGAGTGATCAGTTCAATGATTCTCGGTTGGGATGGATTAATTTGGAGCGAACGACGGAATGCGGTGATCGCCTCGTTCATCGCACTGCGGTCGCGCTTGTCACTCCACAAATACACGTTGAGTTTGTACACGCCAAGCCCATTGAGCGCGGGGTAATGATCTGGATCAAACTCAAGTGCCCGCTGGAACTGGTCATATGAGGCCTGATATTCCGCATTGCGGAACAGCGCTGCTCCAAGACGTTCATGGGCAACCGCCGACGGACTGACTGCGACAAGCTGCTTGAGCGTATTAAAGACCTCTTCCTCGCGACCGAGTTTGCGCAGGCTCTCGGCAAGATTCAGCAGCAACTCGGGTGAGAGTTCCATCAGTTCTGCTGCTTGCTGGTACTCCACCACTGCGTTCCGGTCATCGCCGAGCGCAGCATAGATCGCGCCGAGATTCACACGAGCAGGACCCGATGTCGGGTTCAACTCTACTGCACGAACCGCGTATGGAAGTCCCTGTCGTGGCTCATTCAGTTGCAGATAGGTGATGCCGAGGTTCTTATTGGTCTCAAAGTCGTCCGGTCGGATTGTCAGCGCGACAAGATAGGTTCGGACCGCCTCTGAGAGCCTGTTCATAAGGTGGAGTGTCAGACCAAGACCGAAGTTATTGTCAAAGTCGCGAGGATTCTTGCGAACACCCTCGCGGTATGATTTTTCTGCTTGCTGGTACTCTCCCAAATCGCGGTAGATATCGCCAGCCTGTGCGTAGGCTGCCGGAAGTTCCGGATTCAGCGCAATCGCTCGCTGGAGCTCGCGAAGCGCGTCCTGATAGAACCCCTGCTGACGCAACGAGTTGGCGTTTTCCATTGCGAACTCAGCAAACTCCTTGTTTGTCAGTTGTGGGCTTGGGGTGTTGTTACCGGTCGGCTTTGCGTTGTTCGAGGATTCGCTGCCCCCCAAACCAAGCCAGCGACCGGTTCCGCACCCAGTTGTACCAAGCAATGTCAGACTCACTGCGCAGAGCAATGCTGGCTTCATCTGCAAGCCCGAACGATGTGCGATCGTGTTGCTCATGCGATGTGGTACTCCAAAAGAACAGACCCAAGATACGCGAAAGACGTGTCCGATGTTCAGCAACCACGCTGTTTGTGCGCATGTCCAGCTCAAGTGCGAGAGCCAAGCCTAGCGCCGGTCGCTCGACTTTGCCTGCAAGCATGGTTTCGTACCGGACCATCGGCTGAGCCAAACATAAATCTTGACCATCAACCGAACATCCTCGGATCACACGCGTTCTGGTCCGGATAGCAGAACTGGTTGGAAGTTGTCAGCCGGTGTATCCTGCCGGTTCAGTTCGAGGATCAAACTCAGAAATCAGGAGATACAACATGCCTTCAGAAGCCGACTTTTCCGATCGAATCGGCGTTATCACGGGAGCAAGCGCTGGAATTGGCCAGGCACTAGTAGAGCAACTCCACGCTGCAGGCGCGAGGCTTGTTATCAATGCGCGTCGGAGAGACCGGCTTCAGGATATTGCGCGTCGACTGGGAGAGGATCGGATCGCGGTTTTTGCGGGCAATGCCGGTGACCAGCATGTCATTGATCAGATGCTTGATTCGGCTGCGAACAGATATGGTCGGCAGGCTGATCTTATTGTGGCCAATGCTGGACGAGGACTTCGTGGCGATGTGCTGGATTCTGATGCGTCAGTCTGGGAGGATCTTTTTCATGTGCTGACGATTGGTGCAGCACGACTCATGCGAGACGGAACGAAACGGATGGAAAGTCTCGCACCAACCCACGGCAATGAGGGTGAACCACCAAAGCTGCCACGAGATCTGGTTGTCATCGGCTCAACAGTTGGACGCAATCTCTCACCGTTTTCGTCCTTCTATGGATCGGCAAAGGCAGCAACGCACATGCTGACAGAATCATTGCGCCGTGTTGCTGCGCCGAAGGGCATCCGCGTGTCACTCATCGAACCGGGGATTGTCAAAACAGAGTTTCAGGGTGCGGCAGGTTACGACCCGGTGTCATTTGGACAGTTCATGGAAACAATCAGCCCGCCACTCTCAGCAGATGATGTTGCACGCTCGATCATGTTCCTGCTCTCGCAACCGCCGGGCGTTCACATCAATGAGTTGATGATCAGGCCGACTCGCCAGCAATACCCCTGATGTGATACGACTAAATAAAAACAACGCACGCCATATGGCGTGCGTCTTTGCTCAAACATCGAAGTGGCGTGCGGCTCAGCCTTCCGACTTTGCCTCAGCTGGAGTTGAAGCGGTTTTTTCGATGAGATTACCCTCGTTATCAAACTCCATGTCTTCTGTCTTGTCATCAAGATCAATTTCACGATCCGGCACGACGTGAACCTTGATTGTTGCCAAGAGATCATTCGCAAACTTCACCTGCACGTCGTAGTTATCGATCCGTTTGATGGCGTAAGGCAGGCGAACTTCGCGAGGCTTGATCTGATATCCAAGTGTCTTCAGTCCAGATGCGATATCGTTCTGTGTGACCGCACCATAGAGGATGCCCTGCTCGTTGCACGAGCGGCTCATTGTCATCTCGAAGCCTTCGAGTTTCCCGATGACCTGCTCGCGCTGCTTGCGGAGCTCCGCCATCATCTTCTCAGCTTCGGCACGCTTGGCGGCGAGCGCTTCAATCGCTTCCTTCGAGGGTTGCATCGCCATGCTGCGAGGCAGCAGATAGTTACGGGCATATCCGAGACGGACGTTCACGACATCGCCAACAATTCCGAGATTGTCGACGTTCTCTGTCAAGAGCAGTTTGATGTTCTTTGTTGCCATGATCTTACCTTTCGCTGTCCTGCCAGCAGTTGGAGTGCTGCTGGAGTTGAGGAGCAGAGCACCCTGCCCCAACGGTTCCCGCATGTGCGGGGCCACGATGTTATGTCACACACACGCTGTATTCGAGTGTTTGATCAAACACAACGCGTTAGAATGGGATGTCATCATCCGAGAACGAGTCACTGCCGGAAGATGCAGACGCGTAGGACTGCTCGCGCGATCCACTGCTCCCGCCACCTCCCTTTGAATCAACAAAGGTCCAGTTCTCAACGACAACTCCAAGTTTGGAACGCTTTGATCCGTCCTTATCCTGCCACTGGTCGAGTTTGAGGCGTCCCTCAATGAAGATTGGGCTGCCCTTTGAGAAGTACTTTGCGATGTTCTCGG
Coding sequences:
- a CDS encoding pyridoxal-phosphate dependent enzyme, with protein sequence MNTKHALSVTFDDVLAARDRISPHINHPPQLRLPALCDIFGIDVVLQCENLQQTGSFKFRGASNAMELLLPDQRSRGVITYSSGNHAQAIARAAQIRNTAATVVMPDNAPAVKVAGVRRAGATIVQYNPATEDRESICNQIARDTGKTVIPPYNHPHVIAGQGTAALELIENAGSFDAILAPCGGGGLLSGTAISTKSLLPHCKVYGVEPSQADDAARSFATRTLCSVHHPQTIADGARTPSLGEHTFPVVMELVDGFYTVTEPQIAHAMRMLIEMCKLVVEPTGAVSLAGLIAQRAHWQGKRVGIVVSGGNVDLAKLPEYFALADQYRET
- the ssb gene encoding single-stranded DNA-binding protein, which encodes MAGSFNKVILMGNLTRDAEVRQLQGGNAVAKFAIAVNRKWKGQDGEWKESVDYIDCEAWGRSAENIAKYFSKGSPIFIEGRLKLDQWQDKDGSKRSKLGVVVENWTFVDSKGGGGSSGSREQSYASASSGSDSFSDDDIPF
- the queF gene encoding NADPH-dependent 7-cyano-7-deazaguanine reductase QueF; translation: MPDPAFLEAFETPSDTPFVIEHVMEEFTSVCPITGHPDFAQITLRFEPRTSSNGGVCVELKSLKLYLQSFRNEGTFYEAATNRMRDDLVKLMQPAWLQIHSRWKGRGGIWSIVRAEFGDIPARYQV
- a CDS encoding tetratricopeptide repeat protein, with product MSNTIAHRSGLQMKPALLCAVSLTLLGTTGCGTGRWLGLGGSESSNNAKPTGNNTPSPQLTNKEFAEFAMENANSLRQQGFYQDALRELQRAIALNPELPAAYAQAGDIYRDLGEYQQAEKSYREGVRKNPRDFDNNFGLGLTLHLMNRLSEAVRTYLVALTIRPDDFETNKNLGITYLQLNEPRQGLPYAVRAVELNPTSGPARVNLGAIYAALGDDRNAVVEYQQAAELMELSPELLLNLAESLRKLGREEEVFNTLKQLVAVSPSAVAHERLGAALFRNAEYQASYDQFQRALEFDPDHYPALNGLGVYKLNVYLWSDKRDRSAMNEAITAFRRSLQINPSQPRIIELITRYN
- the rplI gene encoding 50S ribosomal protein L9, which codes for MATKNIKLLLTENVDNLGIVGDVVNVRLGYARNYLLPRSMAMQPSKEAIEALAAKRAEAEKMMAELRKQREQVIGKLEGFEMTMSRSCNEQGILYGAVTQNDIASGLKTLGYQIKPREVRLPYAIKRIDNYDVQVKFANDLLATIKVHVVPDREIDLDDKTEDMEFDNEGNLIEKTASTPAEAKSEG
- a CDS encoding SDR family NAD(P)-dependent oxidoreductase; this encodes MPSEADFSDRIGVITGASAGIGQALVEQLHAAGARLVINARRRDRLQDIARRLGEDRIAVFAGNAGDQHVIDQMLDSAANRYGRQADLIVANAGRGLRGDVLDSDASVWEDLFHVLTIGAARLMRDGTKRMESLAPTHGNEGEPPKLPRDLVVIGSTVGRNLSPFSSFYGSAKAATHMLTESLRRVAAPKGIRVSLIEPGIVKTEFQGAAGYDPVSFGQFMETISPPLSADDVARSIMFLLSQPPGVHINELMIRPTRQQYP